A window from Odocoileus virginianus isolate 20LAN1187 ecotype Illinois chromosome 24, Ovbor_1.2, whole genome shotgun sequence encodes these proteins:
- the PRR13 gene encoding proline-rich protein 13 codes for MWNPNAGQPGPYPHPPNAGYPGGCNPAHPPPANPPFPPGPFPTPPGAPQGNPAFPPGGPCHPVPQPGYPGCQPSGPYPPPYPPPAPGMCPVNPLVPGIVGPGIVIDKKVHKKMKKAHKKKQKHHKHGKHSSSSSSSSSDSD; via the exons ATGTGGAATCCCAATGCCG GGCAGCCAGGACCATATCCACACCCCCCTAACGCCGGGTATCCTGGAGGTTGCAATCCTGCCCATCCGCCACCTGCCAACCCTCCGTTTCCTCCAGGCCCCTTTCCCACTCCCCCAGGAGCACCCCAGGGGAATCCAGCCTTTCCCCCTGGTGGGCCCTGTCATCCCGTGCCACAACCAGGATATCCAGGATGCCAGCCCTCAGGTCCCTACCCCCCTCCATACCCACCACCTGCCCCTGGCATGTGTCCTGTGAATCCATTGGTTCCTGGTATAGTAGGACCAGGAATAGTGATTGACAAGAAAGTgcacaagaaaatgaagaaagctcataaaaagaagcagaagcaCCATAAACATGGCAAG cattcctcctcctcctcctcttccagcaGTGACTCTGACTGA